A region from the Gavia stellata isolate bGavSte3 chromosome 2, bGavSte3.hap2, whole genome shotgun sequence genome encodes:
- the SMYD2 gene encoding N-lysine methyltransferase SMYD2 isoform X3 — MHKLECSAMCAFGQNWNPSETVRLTARILAKQKTHPERTQSEKLLAVKEFESHFDKLDNEKRELIQNDIAALHHFYSKHLEYPDNAALVVLFAQVNCNGFTIEDEELSHLGSAIFPDVALMNHSCCPNVIVTYKGTLAEVRAVKEIEPGQEVFTSYIDLLYPTEDRNDRLRDSYFFNCDCRECIMKEKDKEKLEIRKLNDPPSAEAVRDMIKYARNVIEEFRRAKHYKSPSELLEICELSLDKMGAVFEDSNVYMLHMMYQAMGVCLYMQDWEGALRYGQKIIRPYSKHYPSYSLNVASMWLKLGRLYMALENRTAGVKALKRAIAIMEVAHGKDHPYISEIKKELEDH; from the exons ATGCACAAGCTGGAGTGTTCCGCCATGTGTGCTTTTGGGCAGAACTGGAATCCCTCAGAGACCGTGAGGCTAACAGCGAGGATCCTTGCCAAACAG AAAACTCACCCTGAAAGAACACAGTCGGAGAAGCTGCTTGCTGTAAAAGAGTTTGAATCAC ACTTTGACAAACTAGACAATGAAAAGAGAGAGCTGATTCAGAACGACATTGCTGCTCTTCATCACTTTTACTCAAAGCACTTGGAGTACCCTGACAATGCTGCTCTTGTAGTTCTCTTTGCACAA GTTAATTGTAATGGCTTCACAATTGAAGATGAAGAACTCTCTCATTTGGGATCAGCCATATTTCCTGA TGTTGCATTGATGAACCATAGCTGTTGCCCGAATGTGATTGTAACTTACAAGGGGACCTTGGCTGAAGTCAGAGCTGTTAAAGAGATTGAGCCTGGACAAGAG GTTTTTACCAGCTATATTGATCTGTTGTATCCcacagaagacagaaatgaCCGGTTAAGAGACTCGTATTTCTTTAATTGTGATTGCAGGGAGTGCATTATGAAAGAAAAG GATAAGGAGAAACTGGAAATCCGCAAGCTGAATGATCCTCCATCAGCAGAGGCTGTACGGGACATGATCAAATATGCCAGGAACGTGATTGAGGAATTCAGGCGAGCCAAACACTACAAAT CTCCTAGTGAATTACTGGAGATCTGTGAACTTAGCCTGGACAAGATGGGTGCAGTGTTTGAAGACAGTAATGTTTATATGTTACATATGATGTACCAGGCCATGGGTGTCTGTCTCTACATGCAGGACTGGGAAGGTGCACTGCGTTACGGGCAAAAAATTATCAGACCATACAG TAAACATTATCCCTCCTACTCGCTGAACGTTGCCTCCATGTGGCTGAAACTGGGGAGACTGTATATGGCGCTGGAGAACAGAACGGCTGGAGTTAAAGCCCTGAAGAGG gCAATTGCTATCATGGAAGTAGCACACGGGAAAGATCATCCATACATTTCAGAGATCAAAAAGGAATTAGAGGACCACTGA
- the SMYD2 gene encoding N-lysine methyltransferase SMYD2 isoform X2 — MCSEAAPQLGGLERKEGLSKCGRCKQAFYCNVECQKEDWPMHKLECSAMCAFGQNWNPSETVRLTARILAKQKTHPERTQSEKLLAVKEFESHFDKLDNEKRELIQNDIAALHHFYSKHLEYPDNAALVVLFAQVNCNGFTIEDEELSHLGSAIFPDVALMNHSCCPNVIVTYKGTLAEVRAVKEIEPGQEVFTSYIDLLYPTEDRNDRLRDSYFFNCDCRECIMKEKDKEKLEIRKLNDPPSAEAVRDMIKYARNVIEEFRRAKHYKSPSELLEICELSLDKMGAVFEDSNVYMLHMMYQAMGVCLYMQDWEGALRYGQKIIRPYSKHYPSYSLNVASMWLKLGRLYMALENRTAGVKALKRAIAIMEVAHGKDHPYISEIKKELEDH; from the exons aaggaagaCTGGCCAATGCACAAGCTGGAGTGTTCCGCCATGTGTGCTTTTGGGCAGAACTGGAATCCCTCAGAGACCGTGAGGCTAACAGCGAGGATCCTTGCCAAACAG AAAACTCACCCTGAAAGAACACAGTCGGAGAAGCTGCTTGCTGTAAAAGAGTTTGAATCAC ACTTTGACAAACTAGACAATGAAAAGAGAGAGCTGATTCAGAACGACATTGCTGCTCTTCATCACTTTTACTCAAAGCACTTGGAGTACCCTGACAATGCTGCTCTTGTAGTTCTCTTTGCACAA GTTAATTGTAATGGCTTCACAATTGAAGATGAAGAACTCTCTCATTTGGGATCAGCCATATTTCCTGA TGTTGCATTGATGAACCATAGCTGTTGCCCGAATGTGATTGTAACTTACAAGGGGACCTTGGCTGAAGTCAGAGCTGTTAAAGAGATTGAGCCTGGACAAGAG GTTTTTACCAGCTATATTGATCTGTTGTATCCcacagaagacagaaatgaCCGGTTAAGAGACTCGTATTTCTTTAATTGTGATTGCAGGGAGTGCATTATGAAAGAAAAG GATAAGGAGAAACTGGAAATCCGCAAGCTGAATGATCCTCCATCAGCAGAGGCTGTACGGGACATGATCAAATATGCCAGGAACGTGATTGAGGAATTCAGGCGAGCCAAACACTACAAAT CTCCTAGTGAATTACTGGAGATCTGTGAACTTAGCCTGGACAAGATGGGTGCAGTGTTTGAAGACAGTAATGTTTATATGTTACATATGATGTACCAGGCCATGGGTGTCTGTCTCTACATGCAGGACTGGGAAGGTGCACTGCGTTACGGGCAAAAAATTATCAGACCATACAG TAAACATTATCCCTCCTACTCGCTGAACGTTGCCTCCATGTGGCTGAAACTGGGGAGACTGTATATGGCGCTGGAGAACAGAACGGCTGGAGTTAAAGCCCTGAAGAGG gCAATTGCTATCATGGAAGTAGCACACGGGAAAGATCATCCATACATTTCAGAGATCAAAAAGGAATTAGAGGACCACTGA